One Pectinophora gossypiella chromosome 21, ilPecGoss1.1, whole genome shotgun sequence genomic region harbors:
- the LOC126376557 gene encoding vesicular inhibitory amino acid transporter — MHHLSRFKIPPLKNALDVAMQTVRQQMPDKPGPPPRPPQNVRFANLENMGESCELSTMNESTSPTYQSTNPTNPFLSGQLQAEDSFTSYQNTYPQQDGAAPRTQSMQSVDFYASSEEGGFEEGGCKPGHKINEFQAAWNVTNAIQGMFVVSLPFAVLQGGYWAIAAMIGIAHICCYTGKILVECLYEDDPVSGQRVRVRDSYVSIAKECFGRKYGARIVNLAQIIELLMTCILYVVVCGDLMIGTFPDGSIDTRSWMMLIGIFLLPLAFLKSLKSVSMLSFWCTMSHLIINAIVLGYCILNIGDWGWSKVKWSLDFENFPISLGVIVFSYTSQIFLPTLEGNMEDRSKFEWMLDWSHIAAAAFKATFGYLCFLTFQNDTQQVITNNLRSSGFKGLVNFFLVVKAVLSYPLPYYAACDLLERALFRGKPKTLFPVIYALDGELKVWGLAWRLGVIMFTILMAIFIPHFAILMGFIGSFTGTMLSFIWPAYFHLKLKGPQLESTTIAYDYFIIGLGVLFGIIGMYDSGSALIKAFKIGLPF, encoded by the exons ATGCATCATTTAAGTCGGTTCAAGATTCCTCCGTTGAAGAATGCGCTGGACGTGGCCATGCAGACGGTCAGGCAACAGATGCCTGACAAGCCAGGGCCGCCACCTCGCCCGCCCCAGAACGTTAGATTCGCTAACTTGG AGAATATGGGTGAGAGCTGCGAGCTGTCGACGATGAATGAATCAACCTCCCCGACCTACCAGTCGACCAACCCGACCAACCCGTTCCTGAGCGGACAACTGCAGGCCGAAGACTCTTTCACTAGCTATCAGAACACCTATCCTCAGCAAGATGGCGCGGCACCGAG AACCCAAAGCATGCAGAGCGTGGACTTCTACGCGTCCTCGGAAGAAGGTGGCTTCGAAGAAGGCGGCTGCAAGCCTGGACACAAGATCAACGAGTTCCAAGCCGCTTGGAACGTTACCAATGCTATCCAG GGTATGTTCGTGGTATCACTGCCTTTCGCAGTACTCCAGGGAGGCTACTGGGCTATCGCCGCCATGATCGGCATCGCCCACATCTGCTGCTACACCGGCAAGATCCTCGTCGAGTGCCTCTACGAAGACGATCCCGTGTCAGGTCAGCGTGTCAGGGTCCGCGACTCCTACGTCTCCATCGCCAAGGAATGCTTCGGCAGAAAATACGGCGCAAGAATCGTCAACCTCGCTCAGATCATCGAGCTCTTAATGACTTGCATTCTTTACGTCGTCGTCTGCGGAGACCTCATGATTGGCACCTTCCCCGACGGCAGCATCGACACACGGTCCTGGATGATGCTCATAGGAATATTCCTCCTCCCGCTAGCCTTCCTCAAGTCCCTCAAAAGCGTCAGCATGCTCTCCTTCTGGTGTACCATGAGCCATCTCATCATCAACGCCATAGTCCTCGGCTACTGCATCCTGAACATCGGCGATTGGGGCTGGTCTAAAGTCAAGTGGAGCTTGGACTTCGAAAACTTTCCCATCAGTTTAGGTGTCATCGTGTTCTCTTATACGTCGCAAATATTTCTGCCGACACTTGAAGGTAACATGGAAGATAGGTCAAAGTTTGAATGGATGCTGGATTGGTCTCACATCGCCGCCGCCGCGTTCAAGGCCACTTTTGGTTACTTGTGCTTCTTGACCTTCCAAAACGACACTCAGCAGGTGATCACCAACAACCTCCGCTCCTCTGGGTTCAAAGGTCTGGTCAACTTCTTCTTGGTCGTCAAAGCGGTGCTGAGTTATCCCTTACCATATTACGCTGCCTGTGATCTTCTAGAACGTGCTCTCTTCCGAGGTAAACCCAAGACGTTATTCCCGGTAATCTACGCTTTAGATGGTGAGTTGAAAGTTTGGGGTCTCGCGTGGAGACTTGGAGTGATAATGTTCACTATTCTGATGGCGATTTTTATTCCCCACTTTGCTATTCTCATGGGCTTCATAGGAAGCTTTACTGGCACCATGCTGAGTTTTATATGGCCCGCGTATTTCCACTTGAAGCTGAAGGGACCGCAGCTTGAGAGCACTACTATTGCTTACGACTACTTTATCATAGGTCTTGGGGTCCTCTTTGGCATCATCGGGATGTACGACTCCGGTTCAGCTCTAATAAAGGCGTTCAAAATAGGGCTGCCGTTCTAA